The DNA sequence GATGGAGAATAGTGGGAGGCGCGGCAGCGCAGCTGCAGACGCAACATGGAGTAGGGCACAATGCGAAAGATCCTCATCATTGGTCTTTTGGGGCTTGGCGCGATCCTGGCCATTGGGATCGCCGGCCGGGGAAGCGCCGCGGATGCGGAAAAGACGGTTACCGGCAGCCTCGAGGACACCTTCTGTTACAACGTGGTCGGCGCGAAGGGGCCGGGTCACGCGCAGTGCGCGCTCAAGTGCGCGCAAAAGGGAATTCCGGTCGGCCTGGTCGAGAAGGGGACCGAGAAGATGTACATCCTGCTCCCGCCCAAGAACGAAGAGGGCATGCCGGAAGACGTGCTGAAGAACATGGAGAAGGAAGTCACCGTCACCGGGAAGTCCTACAATAAGGGCGGAGTCGACTTCCTGACCGTCGAATCGGTGAAATGATCCAGTGGTAGGCGACCTGCTGGGCGGCGCGGCGAATCTGTTTTCGTTTCCCGGCGCGCAGCATCTGCAGAACATCCACCCGCTGATCGTCCATTTCCCGATCGCGCTGCTGTTCGCCGCCGCCCTGATGTACTGGCTGGGATTCCTTGCGCGCCGCGAAGCATGGCTCTGGACCGGCCTCTGGACGCTCGTTCTCGCGACGCTCGGCGCGGCGGCCGCGGTGGCGACCGGACTTTACTCCGCGCCGGGCGTGATGCTGGCGCCCTCGGTCAAGACCGCGCTACTCGTGTACCATAAGCGGATAATGATCGCGGTGCTCATCCTGAGCGCGGCGCTCACGATGTGGGCGGCGGCGGCGCGGCCGATGCCGGCGCGCGGACGCGGGGCGTTCCTGGCGCTGCTGCTGCTGGCGGCGGCGCTTATCGCCAAGGGCGCGGACTATGGCGGACGGATGGTTTACGACTACAACGCCGGCGGCTATGCCTGTGGACAGCCGATCGAGTTCAGCCATTAGCCGATGCTTTGTTTTGGCGGAAAGCTCATCCGGACCATGCGGTTGCATGCAGAAGGAACGGCGATGCGGCGCACGCTATGGCGATTGATCGTTTTCGGCGCGGCGTTCGCCTTCGCGGCCTGCTCGATGCTCCATAGCGGCAAGCCGGCTGCGTCCGGCGCACCGTCCGCCTCTTCTGCCGAGGCTTCATCCGACGCTTCCGCCCAGGCCTCGCCGTCGGCCGAGGGCAGCCCGGCTGAAGCCGCGCCCGGCGCCGAGAGCACACCCGGCGCCGAAGGCGCGTCGAGCGACGCTAATCCGCCGGCGCCCGGCGCCACCGTCGCGGTCTCCTACGCGCACAAGGGCGATTATCTGGCCTCGCTCAGCGTGTCGAAATACAGCGGCGCCGAGATGGTCGAGTCGCGAAATGTCGATCCTCAACATGTGGAGTCGATCATCCTTTTCGACGGCGGAGTGACGGTATGGGAGATCAAGGCGGATACCGGCGTGTTCTCGAAGCTGCCGGTGCTGGGCTCGGGCGACAAGTTCGCGGTCAAGTCGGTCGCCTACGGCAAGCTACCCGATCATTTTGTGCAGGCGACGCCGGACAGCGGTCAGCCCGAGCCGCTCGAAACCGGCCACTACTACATCTTCACCGCTCAGCGCGCCTCGGGAACGCTGAGCTATGAGGCCGTGCGGGTCGAAGCGGACGGCACGCTCGACGGTTATGCGGCGGAGCCGCGCGCCGGCACGAGCTACGTCCTCTGCTGCAACGTGAACCCGGATTTCGTGCAGCCCGCTCCGCCGCTGGTTCCGCCGGCGGACTCGGACTCCGGGCCCTGATCGGCCCGAGCACGATCACGCACCGCCGCGGGCGCGACGGACTAGATTTTCAGAAAAATTTCCCGGGTGCCCTCGGCGCTGAGTTTTTTGACCGAGGTTACGCGATCGCTCATCTGCGCGAGCGTAGAAAGTTCGCTCGAACCGACGTCGACCAGCACTGCGAAGATCGAAAACTGCAGCTCCTCTTTGCGCCGGCGCAGGCCGGCGAGCCACTCGGGCGCAACCTGGCT is a window from the Candidatus Binataceae bacterium genome containing:
- a CDS encoding DUF2231 domain-containing protein, translating into MVGDLLGGAANLFSFPGAQHLQNIHPLIVHFPIALLFAAALMYWLGFLARREAWLWTGLWTLVLATLGAAAAVATGLYSAPGVMLAPSVKTALLVYHKRIMIAVLILSAALTMWAAAARPMPARGRGAFLALLLLAAALIAKGADYGGRMVYDYNAGGYACGQPIEFSH